A window of Zingiber officinale cultivar Zhangliang chromosome 5A, Zo_v1.1, whole genome shotgun sequence contains these coding sequences:
- the LOC121980119 gene encoding translation initiation factor IF-2-like — MEGSPRRIGSASASSPEFEFWAVADPPPPLLTADELFADGVLLPLHHLSLRPHLDSETDAPRGRPKSKPEPDPASPLPRPPPTAELTTSISCSPTTGSKRWKDIFRVGEKKPAEEKERRKDRKGGDGGAVAELNINIWPFSRSRSAGSAVRPPASASGRRASSAPCSRSNSRGESSKHHNASAAPGGRRWAASPGRPGGVLVGRASPVWQIRRPEHRERDKITAGGRKANAGAGARMLNTGIGYRGGQRNCGGDDKDGVTARERTGRGLFSLMALFSKKMH, encoded by the coding sequence ATGGAAGGAAGCCCGAGGAGAATCGGCAGCGCCTCCGCCTCCTCTCCGGAGTTTGAGTTCTGGGCGGTAGCCGACCCGCCGCCGCCGCTTCTCACTGCTGACGAGCTCTTTGCTGACGGGGTTCTCCTCCCTCTCCACCACCTCTCCCTTCGCCCTCACCTCGACTCCGAAACCGACGCCCCGCGTGGTCGTCCCAAATCGAAGCCTGAGCCGGATCCGGCCTCCCCCCTTCCTCGGCCGCCTCCCACCGCCGAGCTCACGACCTCCATCTCCTGCTCCCCGACCACGGGGTCGAAGCGGTGGAAGGACATTTTccgcgtcggggagaagaagccGGCCGAGGAGAAGGAGCGGCGCAAAGATCGGAAGGGCGGAGACGGGGGCGCCGTCGCCGAGCTTAACATCAACATCTGGCCCTTCTCGCGGAGTCGATCCGCCGGGAGCGCCGTCCGGCCGCCGGCGTCGGCCTCCGGCCGCAGGGCGAGCAGCGCCCCTTGCTCGAGGAGCAACTCCCGGGGGGAGTCGTCGAAGCACCACAACGCCTCGGCGGCGCCGGGCGGAAGGAGGTGGGCCGCGAGCCCGGGCCGGCCCGGAGGCGTCCTGGTGGGCCGGGCCAGCCCGGTTTGGCAGATCCGGCGGCCCGAGCACAGGGAGAGAGATAAGATCACCGCCGGTGGCAGGAAAGCGAACGCCGGGGCCGGGGCGCGGATGCTGAACACGGGCATCGGGTACCGCGGTGGGCAACGGAACTGCGGGGGTGACGATAAGGATGGGGTGACCGCGCGTGAGCGAACCGGCAGAGGCCTTTTTAGCCTCATGGCTCTCTTCTCCAAGAAGATGCACTAA